One window of the Myxococcota bacterium genome contains the following:
- a CDS encoding DUF47 family protein, giving the protein MLGRFLPKKTEFFALFSRHAQLCVDGARLLADLLDAPAGAKDRYDKIHAVEHEADRVCQETMETLHSTFVTPIDRSDIHTLSSRLDDIMDHIEATAQRVWLYEIESATPEVVEMGKNLVRATESLRAAVDALPKQLDPAHVRALCAEVKAAEKENDRVLRRATARLFKEETDARRLIKWKEIYEDVERAVDRCEDVANVIEGVVLENS; this is encoded by the coding sequence ATGCTGGGCCGTTTCCTACCGAAGAAGACCGAGTTCTTCGCGCTCTTCTCGCGCCATGCGCAGCTCTGTGTAGACGGCGCGCGGCTGCTCGCCGACCTGCTCGACGCGCCGGCCGGGGCCAAGGACCGCTACGACAAGATCCACGCGGTCGAGCACGAAGCCGACCGCGTGTGTCAGGAGACGATGGAGACGCTGCACAGCACCTTCGTCACGCCCATCGACCGCTCCGACATACACACGCTGTCCAGCCGGCTCGACGACATCATGGACCACATCGAGGCGACCGCGCAGCGCGTGTGGCTGTACGAGATCGAGAGCGCCACGCCCGAGGTGGTCGAGATGGGCAAGAACCTGGTGCGCGCGACGGAGTCGCTGCGCGCGGCGGTCGACGCCCTGCCCAAGCAGCTCGACCCCGCGCACGTGCGCGCGCTGTGCGCGGAGGTCAAGGCGGCGGAGAAGGAGAACGACCGCGTGCTGCGCCGCGCCACGGCGCGGCTGTTCAAGGAAGAGACCGACGCGCGCCGGCTGATCAAGTGGAAGGAGATCTACGAAGACGTCGAGCGCGCCGTCGACCGCTGCGAGGACGTGGCGAACGTCATCGAGGGCGTGGTTCTCGAGAACAGCTAG
- a CDS encoding inorganic phosphate transporter, whose protein sequence is MEPLLIAVVVVALAFDYTNGFHDAANAVATAISTRAVPPNLALFAAAVLNVLGALVSTNVAATLAKGIVSVGAVTPPVMFGGLVGAIAWNLLTWWWALPSSSSHCLIGGVSGAVLATSGRSEVLWSGIFEKVLIPTLCAPLIGFAVGIALMVAILWIFRRAHPGVLQRRFRRAQLVSASFMAFSHGSNDAQKTMGVITLALFSAGAIATTEVPLWVKLASALVIGLGTYSGGKRIIRTLGMRLVKLTPVHGFAAETAASAVLLGTAHFGFPVSTTHVISTSIMGVGATQRLSAVKWGLTRDILVAWVLTLPAAGLVGGAFALLSQFAFAK, encoded by the coding sequence ATGGAACCGCTGCTCATTGCGGTCGTCGTGGTCGCGCTGGCGTTCGACTACACGAACGGCTTCCACGACGCCGCCAATGCCGTCGCCACGGCCATCTCGACCCGCGCGGTGCCGCCCAACCTGGCGCTGTTCGCGGCCGCGGTGCTGAACGTGCTGGGGGCGCTGGTGTCGACCAACGTGGCGGCGACCCTGGCCAAGGGCATCGTGAGCGTCGGTGCAGTCACTCCGCCGGTCATGTTCGGCGGACTGGTCGGCGCGATCGCCTGGAACCTGCTCACCTGGTGGTGGGCGCTGCCGTCGAGCTCGAGTCACTGTCTGATCGGCGGCGTGTCGGGCGCGGTGCTGGCCACCTCGGGCCGCTCCGAGGTGCTGTGGTCGGGCATCTTCGAGAAAGTGCTGATTCCCACGCTGTGCGCGCCCTTGATCGGCTTCGCGGTGGGGATTGCGCTCATGGTCGCGATCCTGTGGATCTTCCGGCGCGCGCACCCCGGCGTGCTGCAGCGCCGCTTCCGCCGCGCGCAGCTGGTGTCGGCCTCGTTCATGGCGTTCAGCCACGGCTCGAACGACGCGCAGAAGACCATGGGCGTGATCACGCTGGCCTTGTTCTCGGCCGGAGCGATCGCCACCACCGAGGTGCCCCTGTGGGTGAAGCTGGCCTCGGCGCTCGTGATCGGCCTGGGCACTTACTCGGGCGGCAAACGCATCATCCGCACGCTGGGCATGCGGCTGGTGAAGCTCACCCCGGTGCACGGCTTCGCGGCCGAGACCGCCGCGTCGGCCGTGCTCCTGGGCACCGCGCACTTCGGCTTCCCGGTCTCGACCACGCACGTGATCTCGACCTCGATCATGGGCGTCGGCGCCACCCAGCGGCTCTCGGCCGTGAAGTGGGGCCTCACCCGTGACATCCTGGTGGCCTGGGTGCTGACTCTGCCGGCGGCGGGGCTCGTCGGCGGGGCGTTCGCGCTGTTGTCGCAATTCGCGTTCGCCAAGTAG
- a CDS encoding NAD(P) transhydrogenase subunit alpha has product MAFVFMLATFIGFDVIRNVSRLLHTPLMSLTNAISAIAVVGSIIIAGEQKTTFSTVLGTIAVAASMTNIVSGFLITDRMLRMFKRREPGQ; this is encoded by the coding sequence ATGGCGTTCGTCTTCATGCTCGCCACGTTCATCGGCTTCGACGTGATCCGGAACGTGTCCCGGCTGCTGCACACGCCGCTGATGTCGCTCACCAACGCGATCTCGGCGATCGCGGTCGTCGGGTCGATCATCATCGCGGGCGAGCAGAAGACCACGTTCTCGACGGTGCTCGGCACGATCGCGGTCGCGGCCTCCATGACCAACATCGTCTCCGGCTTCCTGATCACCGACCGCATGCTGCGCATGTTCAAGCGCCGCGAGCCCGGGCAATGA
- a CDS encoding NAD(P)(+) transhydrogenase (Re/Si-specific) subunit beta, whose amino-acid sequence MTPELVEHLTQGAYLAAAALFIFSLRWLSRPETARRGVLAGVLGMAAAILGTVVHPEIAHYEWIAIGAVVGTIIGVPLSRVALTAVPQRTALSHAFGGLAAGLVGTAKYSLWLGEGQLTGFRMLAIAVEIILGFLTFTGSLMAAGKLQEVIPTRPITYRNQNFINLTLLAIAIGSGLWLVVDPTQWQLFPVIIGLSLLFGVLLIIPIGGADMPTVISLLNSYAGLSAVAMGFVLENKVLIIAGALDGSSGFILSVIMCRAMNRSFTNVLFGAFGQVQTAAVAGEQKPVKSATPQDAADLLETASQVVIVPGYGMAVAQAQHRVHELRDQLVKRGIQVKFAIHPVAGRMPGHMNVLLAEAEIPYDELVEMDDINPDFPQTDVVLVVGANDVVNPAARHDKASPIYGMPILDVDKAKSVIAIKRSMNPGFAGIDNELYTADNTVMVFGDAKAVIGDVVKALTGGSGIH is encoded by the coding sequence ATGACTCCAGAGCTGGTCGAGCATCTGACCCAGGGCGCGTATCTCGCCGCGGCGGCCCTGTTCATCTTCTCGCTGCGCTGGCTGTCCCGCCCCGAGACCGCGCGGCGCGGCGTGCTGGCGGGTGTGCTCGGCATGGCGGCCGCGATCCTGGGCACGGTCGTCCACCCCGAGATCGCCCACTACGAGTGGATCGCGATCGGCGCGGTGGTGGGCACCATCATCGGCGTTCCGCTCTCGCGCGTGGCGCTCACCGCGGTGCCGCAACGGACCGCGCTCTCGCACGCATTCGGCGGTCTCGCGGCCGGCCTGGTCGGCACCGCGAAATACAGCCTGTGGCTGGGCGAGGGCCAGCTCACCGGGTTTCGCATGCTCGCGATCGCGGTCGAGATCATCCTCGGCTTCCTGACCTTCACCGGGTCGCTCATGGCGGCGGGCAAGCTCCAGGAAGTGATTCCCACCCGGCCGATCACCTACCGCAACCAGAACTTCATCAACCTGACCCTGCTCGCGATCGCGATCGGCTCGGGTCTGTGGCTGGTGGTCGACCCGACCCAGTGGCAGCTCTTTCCGGTGATCATCGGCCTGTCACTCCTGTTCGGCGTGCTCCTGATCATTCCGATCGGCGGCGCCGACATGCCGACCGTGATCTCACTCTTGAACTCGTACGCGGGTCTCTCCGCGGTGGCGATGGGCTTCGTGCTCGAGAACAAGGTGCTGATCATCGCGGGCGCGCTCGACGGCTCTTCGGGCTTCATCCTGTCCGTGATCATGTGCCGCGCGATGAACCGCTCCTTCACCAACGTGCTGTTCGGCGCGTTCGGCCAGGTGCAGACGGCGGCCGTCGCCGGCGAGCAGAAGCCGGTGAAGAGCGCCACCCCGCAGGACGCGGCGGATCTGCTCGAAACCGCGAGTCAGGTGGTGATCGTGCCCGGCTACGGCATGGCGGTGGCGCAGGCGCAGCACCGCGTGCACGAGCTGCGCGACCAGCTGGTGAAGCGCGGCATCCAGGTCAAGTTCGCGATCCATCCCGTGGCCGGCCGCATGCCGGGTCACATGAACGTGCTGCTCGCCGAAGCCGAGATCCCGTACGACGAGCTGGTCGAGATGGACGACATCAACCCCGACTTCCCGCAGACCGACGTGGTGCTGGTGGTCGGCGCGAACGACGTCGTGAATCCGGCCGCGCGCCACGACAAGGCCAGCCCGATCTACGGCATGCCGATCCTCGACGTCGACAAGGCCAAATCGGTGATCGCGATCAAGCGCTCCATGAATCCCGGCTTCGCGGGCATCGACAACGAGCTCTACACCGCCGACAACACGGTCATGGTGTTCGGCGACGCCAAGGCGGTGATCGGCGACGTGGTGAAGGCGCTGACCGGGGGCAGCGGCATCCACTGA
- a CDS encoding DUF1207 domain-containing protein, whose product MLLTANAMRNVSRLVVSLVCFWLCNAASGDEPNAPTPDTPVSAREEATGYTFLPTRSLFDPLIADVRWPRFSAEYQAYHKDPLLGNVGSANFGGTLPILQGPLPAEGRWDVGFQAAVFSIFDLDSQSHDLVNADYFFGLPISARWGWFSAMLRVYHQSSHLGDEFLLDHGDVQRINLSYEALDFFPSVDLWDWGRLYLGGGYLFDRDPSQLKRKYVQAGVELKSPLAFFGWLRPVAAADFKRNEEQDWATDYSVRAGFQFENEKVFKSRRLLLLGEYYKGFSPNGQFFDRRIEFFGVGVHFFF is encoded by the coding sequence ATGCTGCTCACCGCGAACGCCATGCGGAACGTCAGTCGTCTGGTCGTGTCACTCGTCTGCTTCTGGCTGTGCAATGCGGCGAGCGGCGACGAGCCGAACGCGCCCACGCCAGACACTCCGGTGAGCGCGCGCGAGGAGGCGACCGGCTACACCTTCCTGCCCACGCGCTCGCTGTTCGACCCGCTGATCGCCGACGTGCGCTGGCCGCGCTTCTCGGCCGAGTATCAGGCCTACCACAAGGATCCGTTGCTCGGGAACGTGGGCAGCGCGAACTTCGGCGGCACGCTGCCGATCCTGCAGGGGCCGTTGCCGGCCGAGGGCCGCTGGGACGTCGGCTTCCAGGCGGCGGTGTTCTCGATCTTCGACCTGGACTCCCAGTCACACGACCTGGTGAACGCGGACTACTTCTTCGGCCTGCCGATCTCGGCGCGCTGGGGCTGGTTCTCCGCGATGCTGCGCGTGTACCACCAGAGCTCCCACCTGGGCGACGAGTTTCTGCTCGACCACGGCGACGTGCAGCGCATCAACCTGTCGTACGAGGCCCTGGACTTCTTTCCGTCGGTCGACCTGTGGGACTGGGGGCGCCTGTATCTCGGCGGCGGCTACCTGTTCGATCGCGACCCGAGTCAGCTGAAGCGCAAGTACGTGCAGGCCGGCGTGGAGCTCAAGAGCCCGCTCGCGTTCTTCGGCTGGCTGCGCCCGGTCGCGGCCGCCGACTTCAAGCGCAACGAGGAGCAGGACTGGGCGACCGACTACTCGGTGCGCGCGGGCTTCCAGTTCGAGAACGAGAAGGTGTTCAAGAGCCGCCGGCTGCTGCTGCTGGGCGAGTACTACAAGGGCTTCTCACCCAACGGCCAGTTCTTCGACCGGCGCATCGAATTCTTCGGCGTGGGCGTCCACTTCTTCTTCTGA
- a CDS encoding DUF1328 domain-containing protein yields the protein MLYWSLMFLVIALIAGVLGFGGISVAAAGIARVLFFVFLVVFVVSLIAGSGVMRSP from the coding sequence ATGCTCTACTGGTCTCTCATGTTCCTGGTGATCGCGCTGATCGCCGGCGTGCTGGGCTTCGGCGGGATCTCCGTCGCCGCCGCGGGCATCGCGCGCGTGCTCTTCTTCGTGTTCCTGGTCGTGTTCGTCGTGAGCCTGATCGCGGGCTCGGGCGTGATGCGCTCGCCCTGA
- a CDS encoding YbhB/YbcL family Raf kinase inhibitor-like protein, which translates to MTALLALAAAAQFALRSSAFAEGAAIPARFTCEAGDESPPLSWSSPPEATKSLALVVDDPDAPDPEEPKRTWVHWVIYDLPASARGLGTGGALPEGTLRGKSDFGEGRWRGPCPPIGRHRYFFKLYALDVALGDRGSLTKAELEQAIQGHVLAKAQLIGTYQKTHR; encoded by the coding sequence GTGACGGCGCTGCTCGCCTTGGCCGCTGCCGCGCAGTTCGCGCTGCGCTCGTCCGCGTTCGCGGAGGGCGCGGCCATTCCCGCGCGCTTCACCTGTGAGGCCGGCGACGAGTCTCCCCCGCTCTCGTGGAGTAGCCCGCCGGAAGCCACGAAGTCACTCGCGCTGGTGGTCGACGACCCCGACGCGCCCGATCCGGAGGAGCCGAAGCGCACCTGGGTGCACTGGGTGATCTACGACCTGCCGGCTTCGGCGCGCGGGCTCGGGACCGGCGGCGCGCTGCCCGAAGGGACGCTGCGCGGCAAGAGTGACTTCGGCGAAGGGCGCTGGCGGGGGCCCTGCCCGCCGATCGGCCGCCACCGCTACTTCTTCAAGCTGTACGCGCTCGACGTGGCGCTCGGCGACCGCGGGTCACTCACCAAGGCCGAGCTCGAGCAGGCGATCCAGGGCCACGTGCTGGCCAAGGCCCAGCTCATCGGCACCTACCAGAAGACGCACCGCTAG
- a CDS encoding efflux RND transporter permease subunit, which translates to MERAFRLIAFHPWWVLAAIASVTVLLAAPLVDLEHRRLRLDVDMSTNRLLPENQPGRTFYDYVRKAFGSDETMVVALSADDIFTHDVLSRIQRMSDRLARVEGVHHVVAITNVANVRGTEDGIDVRPFVKDIPTDPGQLATLKHEALGNPIYAGNLISKDAKTAAIVVEFLDFSDRDFIDKGIDDEIDRIAREEAGPVNVYVTGGPHLKVAQVRYQLGDLRDAIPMVVGALAIVLALSFRTLRGTLLPLLAVFVALIWTLGFEAWLGKELTLTTVLVPPMLIILGVAYSVHVISEYYDVLREDRRSSSAHAVHHVLHGVTLAALLTGGTTAAGFYSEVLTPIKAIQEFGYMSVVGVLATLIVSLTLTPALLSVLGRPRRLARAEEADEESFFGQLMVRLAEFDLRNKRAIYFFWAMVSVLSCVAATRLVVGNESLRFLPERAQQRRDFDAVNEKLNGANAFQVVVQADGEANFKQPENLRALESLQDWLDDQPEIGGCTGLVDFVKLLNRAFHENDPGYLSVPETERLTGQLLFLGASDELEGYVDARYQLTNIQVRSTVFDTELVMSLVNRIETRLKQLPPGLHGQVTGNSILMTQVVDNLIWGQVQSIIGALIMIYALLCVMFLSFRLGVVALLPNVIPVAVYFGALGLTGITLNFATSIIAPMALGVAIDDTIHYFARFNPEAKRLADERRATISVLRSVGRPVLYSTISLCVGFLMLSWSDLLSYRQVGGMGAFTLGFSVLVEMTLTPALCGGLRIVTLWDTLTLDLGDDPQVAIPLFRGLSKAQCRIVALMANLRSVPEGEPLMRLGQTDREMYVIVDGALRVWKDGPTGPIELRSSSRGDVIGDVGLFTGERSANVDVAKDARLLRFTPNNLQRLRRRYPRIASTVMRNLNEILARRLSDLTDRLR; encoded by the coding sequence TTGGAACGAGCCTTCCGCCTGATCGCGTTCCACCCCTGGTGGGTGCTGGCCGCGATCGCGTCCGTGACGGTGCTCCTGGCGGCGCCGCTGGTCGACCTCGAACACCGGCGGCTGCGCCTGGACGTCGACATGTCGACGAACCGTCTCTTGCCCGAGAACCAGCCCGGGCGGACGTTCTACGACTACGTGCGCAAGGCGTTCGGCAGCGACGAGACCATGGTCGTCGCGCTCTCCGCCGACGACATCTTCACGCACGACGTGCTGTCGCGGATTCAGCGCATGTCGGACCGTCTGGCGCGCGTCGAGGGCGTGCACCACGTCGTGGCCATCACCAACGTGGCCAACGTGCGAGGCACCGAGGACGGCATCGACGTCCGGCCGTTCGTGAAGGACATCCCCACCGACCCGGGGCAGCTCGCGACGCTGAAGCACGAGGCGCTGGGCAACCCGATCTACGCGGGCAACCTGATCTCGAAGGACGCGAAGACCGCAGCCATCGTGGTCGAGTTTCTCGACTTCTCCGACCGCGACTTCATCGACAAGGGCATCGACGACGAGATCGACCGCATCGCGCGCGAGGAGGCCGGCCCGGTCAACGTGTACGTGACCGGCGGGCCGCACCTCAAGGTCGCGCAGGTGCGCTACCAGCTCGGCGATCTGCGCGACGCGATCCCGATGGTGGTCGGCGCGCTCGCGATCGTGCTGGCGCTCTCGTTCCGCACGCTGCGCGGCACCCTCCTGCCGCTCCTGGCCGTGTTCGTGGCGCTGATCTGGACGCTCGGCTTCGAGGCCTGGCTGGGCAAGGAGCTCACGCTCACCACCGTGCTCGTGCCGCCCATGCTGATCATCCTGGGCGTCGCGTACTCGGTGCACGTGATCTCGGAGTACTACGACGTCTTGCGCGAGGACCGCCGCTCGAGCTCCGCGCACGCGGTCCACCACGTGCTGCACGGAGTCACGCTCGCCGCGCTCCTGACCGGTGGGACCACCGCGGCCGGCTTCTACTCCGAGGTGCTCACGCCGATCAAGGCGATCCAGGAGTTCGGCTACATGTCGGTGGTCGGCGTGCTGGCCACCCTGATCGTGTCGCTCACGCTCACCCCGGCGCTGCTCTCGGTGCTGGGCCGGCCGCGCCGGCTCGCGCGTGCCGAAGAGGCCGACGAGGAGAGCTTCTTCGGTCAGCTGATGGTGCGCCTGGCCGAGTTCGACCTGCGCAACAAGCGCGCCATCTACTTCTTCTGGGCCATGGTCTCGGTGCTCTCGTGTGTCGCGGCCACGCGGCTCGTGGTCGGCAACGAGAGCCTGCGCTTCCTGCCCGAGCGCGCGCAGCAGCGCCGCGACTTCGACGCGGTCAACGAGAAGCTCAACGGCGCGAACGCCTTCCAGGTGGTCGTGCAGGCCGACGGCGAGGCCAACTTCAAGCAGCCGGAGAACCTGCGCGCGCTCGAGTCACTCCAGGACTGGCTGGACGACCAGCCCGAGATCGGCGGCTGCACGGGCCTGGTCGACTTCGTGAAGCTTTTGAACCGCGCCTTCCACGAGAACGACCCGGGCTATCTCTCGGTGCCCGAGACCGAGCGACTGACCGGACAGCTCTTGTTCCTGGGCGCCAGCGACGAGCTCGAGGGCTACGTCGACGCGCGCTACCAGCTCACCAACATCCAGGTGCGCTCGACGGTGTTCGACACCGAGCTCGTCATGTCGCTCGTGAACCGCATCGAGACACGGCTGAAGCAGCTCCCCCCGGGGCTGCACGGCCAGGTCACGGGCAACTCGATCCTGATGACCCAGGTGGTCGACAACCTGATCTGGGGTCAGGTGCAGAGCATCATCGGCGCGCTGATCATGATCTACGCGCTCTTGTGCGTGATGTTCCTGTCGTTCCGCCTGGGCGTGGTCGCGCTGCTCCCCAACGTGATTCCCGTGGCCGTGTACTTCGGCGCGCTCGGACTCACGGGCATCACCCTCAACTTCGCGACCAGCATCATCGCGCCCATGGCGCTGGGCGTCGCGATCGACGACACGATCCACTACTTCGCGCGCTTCAACCCCGAGGCCAAGCGCCTGGCCGACGAGCGGCGCGCGACCATCTCGGTGCTGCGCTCGGTGGGCCGGCCCGTGCTGTACTCGACGATCTCGCTGTGCGTCGGGTTCCTGATGCTGTCGTGGAGTGACCTGCTCTCGTACCGCCAGGTGGGCGGCATGGGCGCGTTCACGCTCGGCTTCTCGGTGCTGGTCGAGATGACGCTCACGCCGGCGCTGTGCGGTGGCCTGCGCATCGTGACTCTCTGGGACACGCTCACGCTCGACCTGGGCGACGACCCGCAGGTCGCGATCCCGCTGTTCCGCGGGCTCAGCAAGGCGCAGTGCCGGATCGTCGCGCTGATGGCCAACCTGCGCAGCGTGCCCGAGGGCGAGCCGCTCATGCGCCTGGGCCAGACCGACCGCGAGATGTACGTGATCGTCGACGGCGCGCTGCGCGTCTGGAAGGACGGGCCGACCGGGCCGATCGAGCTGCGCTCGTCGTCGCGCGGCGACGTGATCGGCGACGTGGGTCTGTTCACCGGCGAGCGCAGCGCCAACGTCGACGTGGCCAAGGACGCGCGGCTCCTGCGCTTCACTCCCAACAACCTGCAGCGCCTGCGGCGCCGCTACCCGCGCATCGCGTCGACGGTCATGCGCAACCTGAACGAGATCCTGGCGCGCCGGCTCTCCGACCTGACCGACCGCCTGCGCTGA
- a CDS encoding TetR/AcrR family transcriptional regulator yields MNEPSLPPVKRPRGRPPLPRAGQRQRLVEAAIRAFDRTNGEKLTVSDIVGEAGMSSRTFYDHFESKDELVAEIFMTQARGFVARLMEIAQRTRGPVERCDQALQAFFERFPAATTIDFERLGGPAGERVRAERRRCVNLIADGIVSELDKMHASGAMTHPPDRARIELVLTGIEGLSIRYYSEGRQTELAQLRPMMRELLLRATGF; encoded by the coding sequence ATGAACGAGCCCAGCCTGCCCCCCGTGAAGCGGCCGCGCGGCCGGCCCCCGCTCCCGCGCGCGGGCCAGCGCCAGCGGCTGGTCGAGGCGGCGATCCGGGCGTTCGACCGCACCAACGGCGAGAAGCTGACCGTGTCGGACATCGTCGGGGAAGCCGGGATGTCGTCGCGCACGTTCTACGACCACTTCGAGTCCAAGGACGAGCTCGTCGCCGAGATCTTCATGACCCAGGCACGCGGGTTCGTGGCCCGGCTGATGGAGATCGCCCAGCGCACGCGCGGTCCGGTCGAGCGCTGCGACCAGGCGCTGCAGGCGTTCTTCGAGCGATTCCCCGCCGCCACGACCATCGACTTCGAGCGCCTGGGCGGCCCGGCAGGCGAGCGCGTGCGCGCCGAGCGACGCCGCTGCGTGAACCTGATCGCGGACGGAATCGTGAGCGAGCTCGATAAGATGCACGCGAGCGGCGCGATGACCCACCCGCCCGACCGGGCGCGCATCGAGCTTGTGCTGACCGGGATCGAGGGCCTCTCGATCCGCTACTACAGCGAGGGCCGCCAGACCGAGCTGGCGCAGCTCCGCCCCATGATGCGAGAGCTACTTCTGCGAGCAACGGGCTTCTGA
- a CDS encoding outer membrane lipoprotein-sorting protein, whose protein sequence is MVNRWVAALFLVLLAPLAGAQNDIAAVRDCLKRNVPKKSSVQTVHFTSYDRIGGSREFRGKILATTMEDGTRRGKLCISQPPEMRGSEVLSIEVKGEPPQNFLYTTEFRKAKRVSGDGAGGSLFGTDFTYEDMQRFMQLNRPESTERLPDDTLDGRAVYVVQSKPTDAQASAYSKVLNFIDKDTCVVLKSESYEGTERLRKVLVAKPDAMYSENGIHAPTEVEMKDVRDQTRTVIAVEDLEVDGQVDPRSFQVSELGRHCR, encoded by the coding sequence ATGGTGAACCGGTGGGTTGCGGCGCTGTTTCTCGTCCTCCTTGCGCCGCTCGCGGGGGCGCAGAACGACATCGCGGCCGTGCGCGACTGCCTGAAGCGCAACGTTCCCAAGAAGTCGAGCGTGCAGACGGTGCATTTCACCTCCTACGACCGCATCGGCGGCTCGCGCGAGTTCCGGGGCAAGATCCTGGCCACGACCATGGAGGACGGCACGCGCCGCGGGAAGCTGTGCATCAGCCAGCCGCCCGAGATGCGCGGCTCCGAGGTGCTGTCGATCGAGGTGAAGGGCGAGCCGCCGCAGAACTTCCTGTACACGACCGAGTTCCGGAAGGCGAAGCGCGTCTCGGGCGACGGCGCGGGCGGGAGTCTCTTCGGCACCGACTTCACCTACGAGGACATGCAGCGCTTCATGCAGCTGAACCGACCCGAGTCGACGGAGCGCCTGCCCGACGACACGCTCGACGGGCGCGCCGTCTACGTGGTGCAGTCCAAGCCGACCGACGCGCAGGCGTCGGCGTACTCCAAGGTGCTGAACTTCATCGACAAGGACACCTGCGTGGTGCTGAAGAGTGAGTCGTACGAGGGCACGGAGCGCCTGCGCAAGGTGCTGGTCGCCAAGCCCGACGCCATGTATTCCGAGAACGGCATCCACGCGCCGACCGAGGTCGAGATGAAGGACGTGCGCGATCAGACGCGCACCGTGATCGCGGTCGAGGACCTCGAGGTCGACGGTCAGGTCGACCCGCGCAGCTTCCAGGTGAGCGAGCTCGGCAGACACTGCCGGTAG
- a CDS encoding penicillin-binding transpeptidase domain-containing protein codes for MRGEPHVVRPRMLLRGRLTIAAGVLVLVVVGWALGPSERGIAATHGRPDGLPEVSALPHGADADGEPGNPDAAEPTLPAPVPPPARPAEPAAPPPAPSASARNAPEAVLRRVPIPPPGGVGRGVPKLVAAGASLQVTRGQRIVESVPASPENGIPGPLKVEYTLDAGLTDAVYDIFARGRVKLGLAVVLDPATGEVLAYAGTDPRRMPASELYPAASLVKVVTASAALQNVPGVANRTCHFVGSPYRLTPARLNPPSRGTEITLERALATSNNQCFAQLAVNDLGTSRLLETFRRFGLLQSPGPGHSPGEADEPDGDRFALGKLGCGLAGLRITALHAAEIAATLATGKRVAPHWIARVTDSAGRELALPARGGPEPVLPAATAEQLRDMMVETTLSGTARRAFHGVYGRPLLREMTIAGKTGSLSGKAPPGRYEWFIGLAPADHPKIALAVLVVQQRRWHTTGSMVGAQIFNAIFCSGGVCRVDRADQWLSARTSSRRSFD; via the coding sequence GTGAGAGGTGAACCGCACGTCGTGCGGCCGCGCATGCTCCTGCGCGGTCGACTCACGATCGCCGCGGGCGTGTTGGTGTTGGTCGTGGTCGGGTGGGCGCTCGGGCCCAGCGAGCGCGGCATCGCCGCTACCCACGGCCGCCCGGACGGCCTGCCCGAGGTGAGTGCGCTGCCGCACGGGGCGGATGCCGACGGCGAGCCCGGGAACCCCGACGCGGCCGAGCCCACGCTGCCCGCGCCCGTGCCGCCACCGGCGCGCCCGGCCGAGCCGGCGGCGCCGCCCCCGGCTCCGTCGGCCAGCGCGCGCAACGCCCCCGAGGCCGTCCTGCGGCGCGTGCCGATCCCGCCGCCCGGCGGCGTGGGGCGCGGCGTGCCGAAGCTGGTCGCGGCCGGCGCCTCGCTCCAGGTGACTCGCGGCCAGCGCATCGTCGAGAGCGTGCCGGCCTCGCCCGAGAACGGCATTCCCGGTCCGCTCAAGGTCGAGTACACGCTCGACGCGGGACTCACCGACGCGGTCTACGACATCTTCGCGCGCGGGCGCGTGAAGCTCGGGCTCGCCGTGGTGCTCGACCCGGCGACGGGCGAGGTGCTCGCCTACGCGGGCACCGACCCGCGGCGCATGCCGGCGAGCGAGCTCTACCCCGCGGCCTCGCTGGTCAAGGTGGTGACCGCCTCGGCCGCGCTGCAGAACGTGCCGGGCGTCGCCAACCGCACGTGTCACTTCGTGGGCAGCCCCTATCGACTCACTCCTGCGCGGCTCAACCCGCCCTCGCGCGGCACCGAGATCACGCTCGAGCGCGCGCTCGCCACCTCGAACAACCAGTGCTTCGCGCAGCTCGCGGTGAACGACCTGGGCACGAGCCGCCTGCTCGAGACCTTCCGGCGCTTCGGCCTCTTGCAGTCGCCGGGCCCCGGTCACTCGCCCGGCGAGGCCGACGAGCCCGACGGCGACCGCTTCGCGCTGGGCAAGCTCGGCTGCGGGCTCGCGGGCCTGCGCATCACGGCGCTGCACGCGGCCGAGATCGCCGCCACCCTGGCCACCGGCAAGCGCGTGGCGCCGCACTGGATCGCGCGCGTGACCGACTCCGCGGGCCGCGAGCTCGCGCTGCCAGCGCGCGGCGGCCCGGAGCCGGTGCTGCCCGCGGCCACGGCGGAGCAGCTGCGCGACATGATGGTCGAGACCACGCTCTCCGGCACCGCGCGCCGCGCCTTCCACGGCGTGTACGGCCGGCCGCTCCTGCGCGAGATGACGATCGCGGGCAAGACCGGGAGTCTCTCGGGCAAGGCGCCGCCCGGCCGCTACGAGTGGTTCATCGGGCTCGCGCCCGCCGACCACCCGAAGATCGCGCTCGCGGTGCTGGTGGTGCAGCAGCGCCGCTGGCACACGACCGGTTCGATGGTCGGCGCGCAGATCTTCAACGCGATCTTCTGCAGCGGCGGCGTGTGTCGCGTCGACCGCGCCGACCAATGGCTCTCGGCGCGGACTTCTTCCCGGCGCAGCTTCGATTGA